From the Prosthecobacter fusiformis genome, one window contains:
- a CDS encoding branched-chain amino acid ABC transporter permease: MNGAKRWLIAGIILAVVISQFTGAFNRYYLGITIDIGINIILAVSLNLINGHTGQFSLGHAGFMAVGGYSAAKFTLVCAQMVPESLHPLLFLVALILGGLLAAVAGLLVGVPSLRLRGDYLAIVTLGFGEIIRVIVQNMESVGAASGLKGIPKDTTLGWTFALAAVTIYVVASLVNSTYGRGFIAVSDDEVAASSMGINPVRYKVTAFVIGAFFAGIAGGLYAHHKQFLSPTGFDFFKSIDIVVMVILGGMGRTVGVIMAAILLTILPEFLREFADYRMIIYSLLIITLMIARPQGLFTFGKKKGAVA, from the coding sequence ATGAACGGCGCAAAACGCTGGCTCATCGCCGGCATCATTCTGGCAGTGGTGATCTCCCAGTTCACGGGGGCATTCAACCGCTACTACCTGGGCATCACGATTGATATCGGCATCAACATCATCCTGGCGGTGAGCCTCAATCTGATCAACGGCCACACGGGCCAATTCAGTCTAGGGCACGCGGGATTCATGGCCGTGGGCGGCTACTCCGCAGCCAAATTCACCCTCGTCTGTGCTCAGATGGTGCCGGAGTCTTTGCATCCCCTGCTCTTTCTTGTCGCCTTGATCCTGGGTGGCCTGCTGGCTGCCGTGGCGGGGCTGCTGGTGGGGGTGCCTTCCTTGCGCCTGAGGGGGGATTACCTGGCCATCGTCACGCTCGGGTTTGGGGAGATCATCCGTGTCATTGTGCAAAACATGGAGTCCGTAGGCGCTGCCAGCGGCCTGAAAGGCATCCCGAAAGACACCACCCTGGGCTGGACCTTTGCCCTGGCTGCGGTCACGATCTATGTCGTGGCCTCGCTTGTCAATTCGACCTATGGCCGGGGATTCATCGCTGTGAGTGATGATGAAGTGGCGGCTAGCTCCATGGGCATCAACCCGGTGAGATACAAGGTGACCGCTTTTGTCATCGGTGCCTTTTTTGCCGGGATTGCAGGCGGCTTGTATGCTCATCATAAGCAGTTCCTTTCCCCCACCGGATTCGATTTTTTCAAGTCCATCGACATCGTGGTCATGGTCATCCTGGGAGGCATGGGCCGGACAGTGGGAGTCATTATGGCGGCCATTTTGCTGACCATCCTCCCGGAATTTCTGCGTGAGTTTGCGGACTACCGCATGATCATTTATTCCCTGCTCATCATCACCCTGATGATCGCAAGGCCGCAGGGCCTGTTCACCTTTGGCAAAAAGAAAGGAGCCGTCGCATGA
- the coaE gene encoding dephospho-CoA kinase (Dephospho-CoA kinase (CoaE) performs the final step in coenzyme A biosynthesis.): MNSWIITGGAGCGKSSVTELLAHHLLKNKDLVFSADRSAQELLDDPAIQEELLRSFGPSALTQQDGRRLADRGWLRAEVFSNPEKRRMLEQILHPGVLRALELMRESRFNAGANVFLAEVPLHYEIGGTVSADLIIVVAASPEVQKRRLMERRGLDESIIEQMLRAQWPIAAKVERADVVIWNDGDRNALEAQVLTLARQYWQA, translated from the coding sequence ATGAATTCCTGGATCATCACAGGCGGGGCAGGGTGCGGAAAAAGCTCAGTGACGGAGCTGCTGGCCCACCATCTTTTGAAAAATAAGGACTTGGTTTTTTCGGCCGACCGTTCCGCCCAGGAGCTTCTGGATGACCCTGCCATCCAGGAGGAACTGCTTCGGTCTTTTGGCCCCTCTGCCTTGACTCAACAGGATGGGCGGCGGCTGGCTGACCGAGGCTGGCTGCGGGCTGAGGTTTTTTCAAATCCAGAAAAAAGGCGGATGCTTGAGCAAATCTTGCATCCGGGCGTCTTGCGGGCGCTGGAATTGATGCGGGAGTCGCGCTTCAACGCGGGGGCAAATGTTTTCCTTGCGGAGGTGCCCCTGCACTATGAGATTGGGGGTACAGTTTCAGCGGATCTGATCATCGTCGTGGCTGCTAGCCCTGAAGTTCAGAAAAGGCGGTTGATGGAACGTCGAGGTCTCGACGAATCAATAATCGAACAGATGTTGAGGGCTCAGTGGCCCATCGCAGCCAAAGTTGAAAGAGCAGATGTGGTCATCTGGAATGATGGTGACCGCAATGCTCTTGAGGCTCAGGTGCTGACACTGGCAAGACAGTATTGGCAAGCATGA
- a CDS encoding ribonuclease D — MSDVQPPLIPPVTVPGDYVFIDTPEHLQQWLQETEAHMQATGENRCCLDTEADSLHHYHEKLCLLQVACAGRLALVDPLAIEDVSGLLALLDRHELWFHGSDYDLTMLRRTYGWAPRVVRDTQIAARLVGFRQFGLAALIHTMFGLQLSKASQKADWSRRPLPEHMLSYAVDDVRYLIPLADYLMKLLREKGREAWFEQSCSGLQVDVAARSMAPKEDPWRVQGSGRLHSKGLAILKSMWEWRESIAMERDIPCYRIMSNKQMVIYAETFEAGGVMNPPGGWRPRWKKEFHDLIADVFRAGQASWPQRVKKAKARLSDAQRDQIDRLCGLRDKIAESLDIESSLLGSRSTLEEVVAEGAGLEALMDWQRELMKDPLGSVLPEQIAA, encoded by the coding sequence ATGAGCGATGTCCAGCCACCCCTGATCCCCCCCGTCACGGTGCCCGGTGACTATGTCTTCATCGACACCCCCGAGCATCTCCAACAGTGGCTCCAGGAAACGGAGGCCCACATGCAGGCAACCGGTGAAAACCGTTGCTGCCTGGATACGGAGGCGGATTCTCTGCATCATTATCACGAGAAGCTTTGTCTCCTCCAGGTAGCCTGCGCAGGTCGTCTGGCCCTGGTGGACCCCCTGGCCATCGAAGATGTGTCCGGCCTGCTGGCCTTGCTGGACCGCCATGAACTCTGGTTCCATGGCTCTGATTATGACCTGACCATGCTCCGCCGTACTTATGGCTGGGCACCCCGGGTCGTTCGGGATACTCAGATCGCCGCCCGGCTGGTGGGATTCCGCCAGTTCGGCCTCGCCGCACTCATCCATACCATGTTTGGCCTGCAGCTTTCTAAAGCCTCCCAAAAGGCCGATTGGAGCCGCCGCCCGCTGCCAGAGCACATGCTTTCTTATGCCGTGGATGATGTTCGTTACCTCATTCCCCTGGCGGATTATTTGATGAAGCTGCTCCGTGAAAAGGGCAGGGAAGCCTGGTTCGAGCAAAGCTGCTCTGGCCTCCAAGTGGATGTGGCTGCTCGCAGCATGGCCCCGAAGGAAGACCCCTGGCGTGTACAAGGCAGCGGCCGTTTGCATTCCAAAGGCCTGGCCATCTTAAAATCCATGTGGGAATGGCGCGAAAGCATCGCCATGGAGCGGGACATCCCCTGCTACCGCATCATGTCCAATAAGCAGATGGTCATCTATGCCGAGACCTTCGAGGCCGGCGGGGTGATGAACCCTCCCGGCGGCTGGCGCCCACGCTGGAAAAAAGAATTTCACGACCTCATCGCCGATGTCTTCCGTGCCGGTCAGGCCTCCTGGCCACAACGTGTGAAAAAGGCCAAAGCCCGTCTCAGCGATGCCCAGCGTGACCAGATCGACCGCCTGTGCGGCTTACGTGACAAGATCGCCGAAAGCCTGGACATCGAAAGCAGCCTCCTCGGTTCTCGTAGCACCCTGGAAGAAGTCGTCGCCGAAGGCGCTGGCCTTGAGGCCCTCATGGACTGGCAGCGCGAGCTGATGAAGGATCCTTTAGGCAGCGTGCTGCCTGAGCAGATCGCTGCTTGA
- the rho gene encoding transcription termination factor Rho, translated as MNPTDSPEISSEVLTPASEVQPAAVTEAPVSPVPQASTEPASPHDAQPPVASSESQANTEKPSQPTAEPPFPVEISLNDLQDAALADIQTLAETVNFRMNASRSKHQLIYDLLAWMADHRTRVKVDGVLEIGTDNFGLIRYPKYSFAPLPEDVFIPLFLVRKFNLRPGNRITGFARAPKDRDKYLAIDRITEVDGVSIDTWQPPVHFDKLTAMFPNQRIILEMPKPCAASVRIMDLIAPLGKGQRGLINASPRSGKTVLLKDIAKSIVHNHKEISLIILLLDERPEEVTDFEESVSGCEIYSSTFDESPKRHSQLAELVRERACRLVESGKDVVILLDSLTRLARGYNSLGGGKGRTMSGGMDSKAMVKPKKFFGAARNVEEGGSLTIIATALIETENRMDDLIFEEFKGTGNMEATLDREISERRIFPALHVLKSGTRRDDLLYHPDEFKRVSAIRKQLAQVPAVEALELLIRNIGRTSNNAEILLTGLK; from the coding sequence ATGAATCCAACCGACTCCCCCGAGATCTCCTCCGAGGTCCTAACTCCCGCATCTGAAGTGCAGCCTGCGGCGGTCACTGAAGCACCCGTTTCCCCTGTGCCTCAGGCTTCGACCGAACCTGCTTCTCCCCACGATGCTCAGCCTCCCGTCGCTTCTTCGGAGAGCCAGGCGAATACGGAAAAGCCTTCCCAGCCAACGGCTGAGCCTCCTTTCCCCGTAGAAATTTCGCTGAATGATCTCCAGGACGCAGCCTTGGCAGACATCCAGACACTGGCGGAGACGGTGAACTTCCGCATGAATGCCAGCCGCTCCAAGCACCAGCTTATTTATGATCTGCTGGCCTGGATGGCCGACCACCGCACACGCGTGAAGGTGGATGGCGTTCTGGAAATCGGCACGGATAACTTCGGCCTGATCCGGTATCCTAAATACAGTTTCGCTCCTCTGCCTGAGGATGTCTTCATTCCCCTGTTCCTTGTCCGCAAATTCAATCTGCGTCCCGGCAACCGCATCACCGGTTTTGCCAGAGCACCCAAAGATCGGGACAAGTATCTGGCCATTGATCGCATTACCGAAGTGGATGGTGTCTCGATTGACACCTGGCAGCCGCCAGTCCATTTCGATAAATTGACAGCGATGTTCCCCAATCAGCGGATCATCCTGGAAATGCCGAAGCCCTGCGCGGCCTCGGTTCGTATCATGGATCTCATTGCCCCGCTCGGTAAAGGCCAGCGTGGTTTGATCAATGCCTCTCCTCGTTCGGGTAAAACGGTGCTTCTCAAAGACATCGCCAAATCCATCGTCCACAATCACAAGGAAATTTCCCTGATCATCCTCCTGCTGGATGAGCGTCCTGAAGAAGTGACCGATTTCGAGGAATCCGTGAGTGGCTGCGAGATCTACAGCTCCACTTTTGATGAAAGTCCAAAGCGCCATAGCCAGCTTGCGGAACTCGTCCGTGAACGCGCCTGCCGTCTGGTGGAATCTGGCAAGGATGTCGTCATCCTTCTTGATTCTCTGACCCGTCTCGCCCGCGGCTATAACAGCCTGGGCGGTGGCAAAGGCCGCACGATGTCCGGCGGTATGGACTCGAAAGCGATGGTCAAACCGAAGAAATTTTTTGGCGCGGCCCGCAACGTCGAAGAAGGCGGCAGCCTCACCATCATTGCCACGGCTCTCATCGAGACCGAGAACCGCATGGACGACCTGATTTTCGAAGAGTTCAAAGGCACCGGCAACATGGAGGCCACCCTGGACCGCGAAATCTCTGAGCGGCGTATTTTCCCAGCACTGCACGTGCTGAAATCCGGCACCCGCCGTGATGACCTTCTTTACCACCCCGATGAGTTCAAGCGCGTCTCGGCTATCCGCAAGCAACTGGCCCAGGTGCCTGCGGTAGAAGCCTTGGAACTGCTGATCCGCAACATCGGCCGCACCAGCAACAACGCTGAAATTTTGCTCACGGGACTGAAATGA
- a CDS encoding Amuc_1099 family pilus-like system protein, translating to MQNRNGKYEKVLLVITAVIALGVAGYLVWTSQSFGERLIRRGGMSKNDPGQPPTELVKQTIARLSEKVTWTSPIINGKPVPLNKSVLLVKKGDQLFDLQLEEPQLRPPMTNSFLVQNDLPDILSPNVGELDADSDGFTNLEEFQQKTNPRDEKSHPPFTDKLVLKRRITFDYIIKLNSSSPPYQVQRLTPEPKKSVFVSPGDEFGFDRGVQRFKAGTFEAKTVADPKVGEKDVSELTLLDKATNKEIKVVRGEETNLAEYEAEFEFTLGDRPKRIVKKGDTFQIPGIGATYRLLEIEETSAVIQPVDGGESITVTKG from the coding sequence ATGCAGAACAGGAACGGGAAATATGAAAAAGTGCTTTTGGTCATCACTGCGGTGATTGCCCTGGGCGTTGCGGGTTATCTTGTCTGGACCAGCCAAAGCTTTGGGGAAAGACTCATCCGCCGCGGAGGCATGTCAAAGAATGACCCTGGCCAGCCTCCGACGGAGCTTGTCAAACAAACCATCGCCCGGCTGTCTGAAAAAGTGACCTGGACCTCCCCCATCATCAATGGGAAGCCAGTGCCTCTGAATAAGTCCGTCCTGTTGGTGAAGAAAGGGGACCAGCTCTTCGATCTTCAGTTGGAGGAGCCTCAGCTTCGCCCTCCAATGACCAATTCGTTCTTGGTTCAAAACGACCTCCCAGACATCCTTTCCCCCAATGTGGGTGAACTGGATGCCGATTCGGACGGTTTTACTAATCTTGAGGAGTTCCAGCAAAAGACCAATCCTCGGGATGAGAAAAGCCATCCTCCCTTCACGGATAAGCTGGTGCTGAAACGCCGGATCACTTTTGATTACATCATCAAGCTGAACAGCAGTTCTCCTCCATACCAGGTTCAGCGTCTGACGCCAGAGCCCAAGAAGAGCGTCTTTGTCTCTCCTGGGGATGAGTTCGGTTTCGACAGAGGGGTGCAGCGTTTCAAGGCTGGCACTTTCGAGGCCAAGACGGTCGCCGATCCCAAGGTGGGAGAAAAGGATGTGTCTGAGCTGACCCTGCTGGACAAAGCTACCAACAAGGAAATTAAGGTCGTCCGTGGAGAAGAAACGAATTTGGCTGAATATGAAGCTGAGTTCGAATTCACCCTCGGAGACCGGCCTAAGCGGATCGTGAAAAAAGGGGATACCTTCCAGATTCCTGGAATCGGAGCCACTTATCGTTTGCTGGAAATCGAAGAAACCAGCGCGGTCATCCAGCCTGTGGATGGCGGAGAATCAATCACCGTAACCAAAGGATAA
- a CDS encoding ABC transporter ATP-binding protein — MSEVLLDMDHATIRFGGLTAVSELNLKIGPDELVGLIGPNGAGKTTAFNLISGVYKPTSGNITFDGVCICGMKPHQLTKLGIARTFQNIRLFASLSVFDNVRAAIQLHRSHGIINALWRGKGFHDSEKEVEKEVLDLLDIFDLARLRDEEAKSLPYGNQRRLEIVRALATRPKLLLLDEPAAGMNPTEKEELMHLIQFIKDKFKIAILLVEHDMKVVMGICQKIAVLEYGKKIAEGTPAEIQKDPKVIAAYLGTEDEEVTEDA, encoded by the coding sequence ATGAGCGAGGTTCTTTTAGACATGGATCATGCCACCATCCGCTTCGGCGGACTGACGGCCGTTTCCGAGCTGAATCTGAAGATCGGCCCGGATGAACTCGTGGGTCTCATCGGCCCCAATGGCGCAGGCAAGACGACCGCCTTTAACCTCATCAGCGGTGTTTATAAACCGACGTCCGGCAACATCACCTTCGATGGTGTGTGCATCTGCGGCATGAAACCGCACCAGCTCACCAAGCTGGGCATCGCCCGCACCTTTCAAAACATTCGTCTGTTCGCCTCACTGAGCGTTTTTGATAACGTCCGCGCTGCGATCCAGCTCCATCGAAGCCATGGCATCATCAACGCGCTGTGGCGTGGCAAGGGATTCCATGACAGCGAGAAGGAGGTGGAAAAGGAGGTCCTGGATTTGCTGGACATCTTTGACCTAGCCCGGCTGCGCGATGAAGAAGCGAAGTCCCTGCCCTATGGTAACCAGCGCCGTTTGGAGATCGTCCGCGCACTGGCCACCCGCCCGAAACTGCTGCTGCTGGATGAACCCGCCGCAGGGATGAACCCGACGGAAAAGGAGGAACTGATGCACCTCATCCAGTTCATCAAGGACAAGTTTAAAATCGCCATCTTGCTGGTGGAGCACGACATGAAGGTGGTCATGGGCATCTGCCAAAAAATCGCTGTGCTGGAATACGGAAAAAAGATCGCCGAAGGGACTCCTGCCGAAATCCAAAAAGACCCGAAGGTGATCGCAGCCTATCTGGGAACTGAAGACGAGGAGGTCACCGAAGATGCTTGA
- a CDS encoding Amuc_1098 family type IV pilus outer membrane protein, whose translation MKKKQIALMVALAAPMIATPAFAGEGGVSVSSIAEREIARRAARVEDARQAMERGDELFAKGEYEAALAQYRAAKEILDQLPNAPFIQDWRDLANLKFADCAIVVAREKAKIGDYVTARKLIAEAQLAVPGHKGAAVFARHLDDPDRWPPALTPQHVENVGKVEKMLHMAHSAMEIGDYDKANLQFEDILRIDPYNSAARRGMERTEEKRAEYFDTARDHQRSRMLNMVNEAWEHKPPVRGLVIDPVATGGTEPTVYLTRKMQEIVFPQVQFAGASIEEAVEFLRVKSRDLDVAETDPSKKGVNIILKAGDAPITASISLDLKDVPMVEALRYVTELAGMKYKVEPFAVLIVPVSETTAEQYTRIYKVAPDFLSLGGGGAAAAPAATADPFATNAGGAAASGLITRQTALDILKSQGIAFPDGASAVFNPVSSQLIVKNTQPNLDLVEAFVDANRSSGPKQIYITSKFVEVSQKNTDELGFDWLLGAIGRGNAVQGGGGSDGNSGVDTTTISYPSNIASLVAGGSISPVSRSLRSGNSAIRGNAIDAQINGLAETSEAPGVLSIAGVLTDPQFALVIRAMSQRKGVDLMSAPSVTTKGGQRATVSVVREFIYPTEFDPPQIPTNVGATTGSGGGGGGSIPVTPTTPTAFEMRPVGVQMEVDPTVGADGYTIDLNLAPEVTEFDGFINYGSPIYSVSPASPAYQFIDLLGNLVNVEAVPSTRVELTPNVINQPVFSIRKVQTAVTIWDGQTVVLGGLIREDVQDVEDKIPVLGDLPFVGRLFKSTVEDHFKRNLMIFVTAKLIDPAGQPINPNMQSTSASPSDVGGPNPLLPAIGN comes from the coding sequence ATGAAGAAAAAACAAATTGCCCTCATGGTCGCGCTCGCAGCGCCCATGATAGCCACGCCCGCCTTTGCTGGCGAGGGCGGCGTCAGTGTCTCCAGCATTGCAGAGCGGGAGATCGCCCGCCGTGCGGCTCGGGTGGAAGACGCGCGTCAGGCCATGGAGAGAGGCGATGAGCTTTTTGCCAAAGGTGAGTATGAAGCTGCTCTGGCCCAATACAGAGCTGCGAAAGAAATTCTGGACCAGTTGCCAAATGCTCCGTTCATCCAGGATTGGCGCGACCTGGCCAATTTGAAGTTTGCGGATTGTGCGATTGTGGTGGCTCGCGAGAAGGCCAAGATCGGGGATTACGTCACAGCCAGGAAGCTGATTGCTGAAGCCCAGCTCGCTGTCCCTGGCCACAAGGGTGCTGCCGTTTTTGCCAGACATTTGGATGACCCGGATCGCTGGCCGCCAGCACTGACTCCTCAGCACGTTGAAAACGTGGGCAAGGTTGAAAAGATGCTGCACATGGCCCACAGTGCCATGGAGATTGGTGACTACGATAAGGCTAACCTTCAGTTTGAAGACATCCTTCGTATTGACCCTTATAACTCGGCTGCACGTCGCGGCATGGAGCGCACAGAAGAAAAGCGCGCTGAATACTTTGACACGGCCCGTGATCATCAGCGTTCCCGCATGCTGAACATGGTCAACGAAGCCTGGGAGCATAAGCCACCTGTTCGTGGTCTGGTGATTGATCCTGTGGCAACGGGTGGCACTGAGCCGACCGTTTACCTGACCCGCAAGATGCAGGAAATCGTCTTCCCTCAGGTCCAGTTCGCTGGTGCCAGCATTGAGGAAGCTGTCGAATTCCTTCGTGTGAAAAGCCGGGATCTGGACGTCGCTGAAACCGATCCTTCCAAAAAGGGTGTGAACATCATCCTCAAGGCCGGTGACGCCCCGATTACAGCCTCCATCAGCCTTGACCTCAAGGACGTGCCGATGGTCGAAGCTCTGCGTTATGTCACAGAACTCGCCGGCATGAAATACAAGGTGGAGCCATTCGCCGTCCTCATCGTTCCAGTTTCTGAAACGACGGCTGAGCAATACACCCGCATCTACAAAGTGGCCCCGGACTTCCTGAGCCTGGGTGGTGGCGGAGCCGCCGCAGCCCCTGCTGCCACTGCTGACCCCTTCGCGACCAATGCTGGCGGAGCGGCGGCTTCCGGTCTGATCACACGTCAGACAGCCCTCGACATCTTGAAATCCCAGGGCATCGCCTTCCCAGATGGTGCTTCGGCAGTGTTCAACCCGGTCTCCTCCCAGTTGATCGTCAAGAATACCCAGCCTAACCTGGATCTGGTGGAAGCTTTTGTGGATGCTAACCGTAGCTCCGGTCCAAAGCAGATCTACATCACTTCCAAGTTTGTGGAAGTCTCCCAGAAGAACACAGATGAGCTTGGATTCGACTGGCTGCTCGGCGCGATTGGCCGTGGCAATGCAGTTCAGGGCGGTGGCGGTTCCGACGGTAACTCCGGCGTGGATACCACAACCATCAGCTACCCGAGCAACATCGCTTCCCTGGTCGCTGGCGGTTCTATTTCTCCTGTGAGCCGCAGCCTCCGCTCGGGTAACAGTGCTATCCGTGGAAACGCGATTGATGCTCAGATCAACGGTCTTGCCGAAACTTCGGAAGCTCCTGGCGTCCTCAGCATCGCCGGTGTCTTGACGGACCCTCAGTTCGCTCTGGTGATCCGGGCCATGTCCCAGCGCAAAGGGGTAGACCTCATGAGTGCTCCGAGCGTCACGACCAAAGGTGGCCAGCGTGCCACGGTCTCTGTTGTTCGCGAATTCATCTATCCAACGGAGTTTGACCCACCGCAGATCCCGACCAACGTCGGTGCGACCACTGGCAGCGGTGGTGGTGGTGGTGGCTCCATTCCAGTGACGCCTACAACGCCTACAGCTTTCGAAATGCGTCCTGTGGGTGTGCAGATGGAAGTGGATCCTACCGTTGGTGCTGATGGTTACACCATCGACCTCAATCTGGCTCCAGAAGTGACCGAGTTTGATGGTTTCATCAACTATGGTAGCCCCATTTACAGTGTCTCTCCTGCCAGCCCTGCCTACCAGTTCATCGATTTGCTGGGCAACTTGGTCAACGTTGAAGCTGTGCCATCCACACGTGTGGAGCTGACACCTAACGTCATCAACCAGCCTGTGTTCTCCATTCGTAAGGTGCAGACAGCGGTGACGATCTGGGACGGGCAGACGGTGGTTCTCGGTGGTTTGATCCGCGAAGACGTGCAGGATGTGGAAGACAAGATCCCTGTTCTGGGTGACCTGCCTTTCGTTGGACGTCTGTTCAAGTCCACGGTTGAAGACCACTTCAAGCGTAACCTGATGATCTTCGTAACGGCCAAGCTGATCGACCCAGCCGGCCAGCCGATCAACCCTAACATGCAGAGCACTTCTGCCAGCCCTTCGGATGTAGGTGGCCCAAATCCGCTGCTCCCAGCGATTGGCAACTGA
- the purD gene encoding phosphoribosylamine--glycine ligase — translation MKILVTGKGGREHALITALSESPQTHELYSYPGSDAIASLATRVDVAGLPELIQWMKDNAIDLCVAGEEAWLVKDRGLANLCAEAGIPCWGPYKESAQLEASKIFAKRFLQRHGIPTADFTIATTAAEAKAALNRFPIVLKFDGLAAGKGVAVCPDRAEAEAFIDDVLEKRIFGAGDLLIEQCLSGPEISIFVSVCDDQYQILMPARDYKRIGDNDQGPNTGGMGAVASRQLATPELMQQIENEMVKVTVQGLQKDGLKYRGFLYFGIMLTPTGPQMLEYNCRFGDPEAEAVMPMVRGDFANYVFEAAKGSLNPELIQFAEGWSICLISASAGYPASSRNGDVISGLETVQGARVYHCGTRQNTEGQFETNGGRVLAVVAQGNTREEARDKAYAESKKVTFDGLQRRNDIATMHFE, via the coding sequence ATGAAGATCCTGGTCACTGGCAAAGGCGGGCGCGAACACGCCCTCATCACCGCATTGAGCGAATCCCCGCAGACTCACGAGCTGTATTCCTATCCCGGCAGTGATGCCATCGCCAGTCTGGCCACGCGCGTGGACGTGGCTGGCCTGCCCGAACTGATCCAGTGGATGAAGGACAATGCCATCGACCTCTGCGTGGCGGGTGAAGAGGCCTGGCTGGTCAAAGATCGTGGCTTGGCCAATCTCTGCGCCGAAGCGGGCATTCCCTGCTGGGGTCCCTACAAGGAATCCGCCCAGCTTGAAGCCTCCAAGATTTTCGCCAAACGCTTCCTGCAACGACATGGTATTCCCACCGCTGATTTCACCATCGCAACGACAGCGGCCGAAGCCAAAGCCGCACTGAACCGCTTCCCGATCGTCCTGAAATTTGATGGTTTGGCTGCGGGCAAAGGCGTGGCCGTCTGCCCGGACCGCGCGGAGGCGGAGGCCTTCATTGATGATGTGCTGGAAAAGCGCATCTTTGGCGCGGGTGATTTGCTGATCGAGCAATGTCTCTCCGGGCCTGAGATCAGCATTTTTGTCTCCGTCTGCGATGATCAATATCAGATCCTCATGCCGGCGCGTGACTACAAGCGCATCGGTGACAATGACCAGGGACCGAATACGGGGGGTATGGGTGCTGTGGCCAGCCGCCAGCTCGCCACGCCGGAGCTGATGCAACAGATCGAAAATGAGATGGTAAAAGTGACCGTCCAGGGCCTGCAAAAGGATGGGCTGAAGTATCGCGGATTTCTTTACTTCGGTATCATGCTGACGCCCACCGGGCCGCAGATGCTGGAGTACAACTGCCGCTTTGGTGACCCGGAAGCCGAGGCGGTGATGCCGATGGTGCGCGGAGACTTTGCCAACTATGTGTTTGAAGCGGCGAAGGGGAGCCTGAATCCAGAGCTCATCCAATTTGCCGAAGGCTGGAGCATCTGCCTCATCTCCGCCTCCGCCGGGTATCCGGCCAGCTCACGCAATGGCGATGTCATCTCCGGGCTGGAGACTGTGCAAGGGGCGCGTGTTTATCACTGCGGCACCCGGCAGAATACGGAGGGCCAGTTTGAAACGAATGGTGGCCGCGTATTGGCCGTCGTGGCTCAGGGCAACACTCGTGAAGAAGCCCGTGACAAGGCGTATGCTGAATCCAAGAAGGTGACCTTTGATGGGCTGCAGCGCCGCAATGACATTGCGACGATGCATTTCGAATAA
- a CDS encoding ABC transporter ATP-binding protein, with protein sequence MLEIRNLEVAYGSIKALHGISLKVPEKSIVTLIGGNGAGKSTTLRTISGLVKARSGQVIYDGQDITNMPPHEIVGRHLCHVPEGRMVFANLTVLENLKMGAYLRKDKVGIAEDIEYSFNVFPRLKERISQHAGTLSGGEQQMLAIARALMSKPRCLMLDEPSLGIAPILVRAIFKQIVAINQERGITILLVEQNANLALGISHYGYVLETGKVLLEDDAKTLRQNPQVREAYLGD encoded by the coding sequence ATGCTTGAGATCCGCAATCTCGAAGTGGCCTACGGCTCCATCAAGGCGCTCCATGGCATCTCCCTGAAGGTGCCGGAAAAATCCATCGTCACCCTCATCGGTGGGAATGGTGCGGGTAAATCCACCACCCTGCGCACGATTTCAGGCCTGGTCAAAGCCCGGTCTGGCCAGGTGATCTATGATGGCCAGGACATCACCAACATGCCACCGCATGAGATCGTGGGCAGGCATCTGTGCCATGTGCCGGAAGGCCGCATGGTCTTCGCCAACCTGACGGTGCTGGAGAACCTGAAAATGGGGGCCTACCTGCGCAAGGACAAGGTGGGCATCGCCGAAGACATCGAGTATTCCTTCAATGTCTTCCCGCGGTTAAAGGAACGCATCTCCCAGCATGCGGGCACTCTTTCGGGAGGTGAGCAGCAGATGCTGGCCATCGCCCGTGCGCTGATGAGCAAACCCCGCTGCCTGATGCTGGATGAGCCATCCCTGGGCATCGCCCCTATCCTGGTACGCGCCATCTTTAAACAGATCGTCGCCATCAACCAGGAGCGCGGTATCACGATTCTCCTGGTGGAGCAGAATGCCAATTTGGCCCTGGGCATCTCCCACTACGGATATGTTTTGGAGACTGGCAAAGTGCTACTGGAAGACGATGCGAAAACGTTGCGTCAGAATCCGCAGGTGCGTGAAGCTTACCTGGGTGACTGA